GGTGGGATGACGCATCTCCCGCAGCGCCGTGAGGGTGCCGTGCATCAGCCGTCCGTAGTCCTTGGCCTGCTCGGGGTTGGAGCGCTCCGTCTCGAATTCGGAGATGTCGTTGCCCGGCGAAAAGGCCTTCTCCCCGGCACCGCGCAGGATCACGCAGCGGAGGCTGTCGTCGGCCTCCAGCTCCCGCAGCACCTCGCCCAGACGGCCCCACATGGGCTTGGTCATGGCATTGAGCTTGTGCGGGCGGTTCAGCACGACGGTAGCGATGGCGCCGTCGCGCTGAACCAGAACGGTCTCCTCTGGTGCGGACATGTCTCTCCTTAGCGGTACAGAACTTCGACCAGGGTCATGGGCACGGCGGGTACGTAAGTCACCAGCATCAAGACCGCCAGCAGCACACCGATGAACCAGATGTTGGCCTTGCTGACCTCCCAGACGTTGGCGCGGGCGATCGAGCAGGCGGTGATCAACACCGACGCGACGGGCGGCGTCTGCTGGCCGATGGCCAGATTAAGACAGACGATCAGTCCGAAGTGAACCGGATCGATGCCGACCATGGAGATCAAAGGAACGACCACCGGCACCACCAGGATGATGGCGGCGGCGGAGTGCAGGAACAGGCCGATGATGAGGAAGAAGACGTTCATCATGGCCAGGATCGCGGTGGGGTTCTCCGTGATCGAGAGTACCCAGGCGGCAAGCTGCTGCGGCAATTGCTGTTCGGTCAGGTAGACACCCACCAGGGCGGAAGACGCGACCAACAGCATCACGACCGCCGTCTGCATCGCGCCGTCCAGCAACGCGGCCCGCAGGAAGGTCAGGTTGAGGTCGCGGTAGATCACGCCGCCGATGAAGAGCGCGGCGGCCACCGCCAGACCCGCCCCCTCCGTGGCCGTGACCACACCGCCGAAGATCGAGCCCAGGATGATGATCGGCAGGAACAGCGCGGCCAGAGCCTCCTTGAAGGTGACCCAGACCCGGCGGAGATTGAAGATCTCCTCGACCGGCCAGCCATAATGCCGCGCCAGCAGGTAGGAGATCAGCATGAGCGAGAAACCGCCGAGCACGCCCGGTACGATCCCGGCGACGAACAGTTGAACGATCGAGGCGTCGGCCATCACCCCGTAGAGGATCATCGGGATCGACGGCGGGATGATGATCGCCAGCGAGGCCGAGGAGGAGGTGACGGCAGCCGCGAAGGCCTTCGGGTAGCCGCGCTTCTTCATCGCCGGAATCAGGATCGAGCCCGTCGCCGCCACGTCGGCCACGGCGGAACCAGAGATCTCGGCAAAGAACATCGACACGCCGATGTTGATCATCGCCAGGCCGCCCCGGATGAACCCGAGCAGGGCCGAGGCGAAGGCGATGAGACGGCGGGAAATGCCGGAGGCGTTCATGATGGCGCCGGCCAGCACGAACATGGGAATGGCGAGCAGCGGGAACTTGGTGGCGCCGTCGTACATGACGAGCGCCACGTTCACCAGGGCATCGAAGCCGTCCGAATACCAGATGGCGCCGACCGCCACGAGGCCGAGGGCGACGGCGATGGGAATTCCCATGAGGATCAGGGCGAAGAGCCCCGAGAGCATGACGCCGAGGATCATGACTGCGCCCTCCGTAGCGCTGCCGTAGCGGCCTCGCCCTGTCCCAACGGGCCGTCCGCCGCCGGCAAAGCGCTGTTCTCATCCATGTGATGGCGCGCGATCTCCTCGATTTCCTCACGCTCGTGACTGACGCCGGCCTTGACGCGCTGCCAGTGCGCCGGAAGGCTCAAGAGCTCGCAGAGAATGAACAGCGCGCCGCCGATCGGAATGACCGACTGCGTCAGCTGCACGGGCACCCAGTTCAGGCTGACCAGCGTCATGCCCTCCAGGACGACCAAGACCTTCCAACCCATCCAGGCCATCAGGCCGAAGAAAAAGATCACCAGTGCTTCCGAAACAGCGGCAAGGGGCAAGCGGATCGACGGCGGCAGCGAGAGCAGAAGCCCATCGAAGCCTATATGCCCCCGCTTCAGGGCCGCCAGGGCCGCACCATAGTAGGTCAGCCAGGCCAGCAGGATGGAAGCAACCTCGTCGGCGAAGCTGAGCGAAGCATCGAGCTTGCGATAGACCACCGAGACGATGATCAGGGCCGTCAGAATGACCATCAGGCCGATCACCACGATCTCGAGGAAGCGTTCGACGACTTTCGAGATCCGCTCGAGCAGACTCGGAGACGAAGCCAGGACAGACGACATGGCGCAGCACTCTTCGAAAGCGGATTGTCAGGGACGGCGGTGCGGAACGGTCACGGCGGCAAAGGACTTCCGCCGCGACCGTCCGTCTCACGCTCCGCGCCGAGCCGTCGGGCCCGGGCGCGCGGAACCGCCGTTAGGAGCCGGCGCCCAGGCTGATGGACGTTTCCACCATTTCTGCGCCGCCATCGACCTGCTCGGCGAAGGCCTCGTAGATCGAGGCACTGGCATCGATAAAGGCCTGCTTGTCAGGCTCGTTCACCTGCATGCCGCCCGCCTTGAGCTGATCGAGCAGATCGATATCCATCTGTGCCGCCGTCTCATAAACGAAGTCCTGAGTCTCTTGCGCCACTTCCATGAGCACCGACTGAACGTCTTCCGGCAACTTCGTAAAGTGATTTGCGCTGACGGTCACATAGGCCGGCGTGTAGACGTGGCCGGTCATGGAGAGATAATCCTGAACTTCGTTGAACTTCGCCGAGGCGATCTGCGCCAGGGGGTTTTCCTGGCCGTCGATCACACCGGTCTGCAGGGCGACGAAGACCTCCGAGAATGCCATCGGCGTCGGATTGGCGCCGTAGGAACGGAACATGTTCACCCGCCACTCGCCGTTCGGGGTACGCAGCTTGACGCCCTGCAGGTCGTCCGGGGTATTGATCGGCTTGGCGTTGTTGGTGATGTTGCGGAAGCCGTTTTCCCAAAGCGCCAGGATCTTGTAGCCCTCGCGCTCGGCGGCCGGAAGCAGGGTCGGCTGCACGACCTCCGCCTCGATCAGCCGCATGTGATCGCGGTCTTTCACCAGGTAGGGCATCTCGAACAACCCGAACTCGGGCGTAACGGACGACATCACCGTCGAGGGCAGCGCGAAGTCGATCGTGCCGAGCTTCAGCTTCTGCAGCATCTCGCGGTCCTTGCCGAGCTGGCTGGAGCCGAAAACGGCGACGGACCAGCCGTCCGGCAGCCGCCCGTTGGCCTGCTCGGCGAAGTGCTCGGCGGAGACGGCGAAGAGAGATCCCGGCGCTCCGACGTGACCGAATTTCAGTTCCTTGGCCGCCGCCGGCGCAACGAGGCTGGCGGACACCAGCAAGGCACCGGCGAATTTCAACATCTTCATGGCAATTCCTCCCGTGGTTTCGTCTTTTCGTCTCGAGCCGTGCTTCGGCCTTCTTTGTCTTCGCAAGGTTGCGTCTTGACTGGGCTGCGGCGTCCACTCCGCGGCCGCAGGATCGTAACCGGCACTTCTAGTCGCCGGCTGCAGCCATTTTTGGCGCGGCGACCTCTTCGGCGCCGGCCAGGTAGTCCATCGCGGCCAGCACGCCGCCCGCCTTGTAGGGAACGCGGGCCGCCGCGAGTCCCATCTCCACTCCGGCCAAGGTCCCGGCCAGCATCAGGTCGTTAAAGGCGCCAAGGTGACCGATCCGGAAAACCTTGCCCGCGAGCCTGGAGAGACCGGCGCCGAGCGACATGTCGAAGCGGTCGAGAATCACCTTGCGCAGAGCGTCCGCGTCGCTGCCCTCGGGCATCACCACGGCCGTGAGCGCGGAGGAATACTCGCGCGGTTCCTGGCACAGCAGTTCCAGTCCCCAGGCGCGCACGGCCCTGCGCGTCGCTTCGGCGTGGCGGTCGTGGCGGGCGAAGACATTCTCCAGCCCCTCTTCCTCCAGCAGCATCTTCAGCGCTTCGCGCAGGCCGTAGAGCAGGTTGGTGGCCGGTGTGTAGGGGAAGAAACCCTTGGCGTTGGGGCCGAGCATGTCGTCCCAGGCCCAGTAGGACCGGGGCAGCTTCGCCGTCTTGCCGGCGGCCAAGGCCTTGTCGCTGACCGCGTTGAAGCTCAGCCCCGGCGGCAGCATCAGGCCCTTCTGAGACCCCGAAACGGTGACGTCGACACCCCAGTCGTCGTGACGATAGTCGATGGAGGCGAGCGAGGAGATCGTATCGACCAGCAGCAAGGCCGGATGTCCCGCTGCGTCGATAGCCTTGCGCACCTCGGCGATACGGCTCGTGACACCCGTCGAGGTCTCGTTGTGCACGACGCAGACCGCCTTGACGGCATGGCCTTTGTCGGCGCGCAGCTTTTCCTCGACCAAGGCCGGGTCGACGCCGCGGCGCCAGTCGCCGGGCACGAACTCGGCGTCGATGCCCAGACTGCCGGCCATCTTCATCCAGAGCGTGGCGAAGTGACCCGTCTCGAACATCAGCACCTTGTCGCCGGGCGACAGCGTGTTCACCAACGCCGCTTCCCAGGCACCGGTCCCGGAAGCCGGGTAGATCACCACCGTGCCCTCGGTCTGGAACACCCGCTTCGTCCCCGCCAGGACCTCGGCTCCCAGGTCCGCGAACTCCAGGCCGCGATGATCCATGGTCGGATGATCCATGGCCCGCAGCACCCGGTCGGGTACGTTGGTCGGTCCCGGGATCTGTAGAAAATGACGGCCGGTGTGCAGAGCCATGATCGCGGCGAGCCTCCCTCTTGTCGTTGTCGGTGCGCGTTTAATGCGCACTTGATCTTGTCATTATGCATGCAAGATGCAAAGCGGCAAGGTTCTTTTTATCCATAACAAACCAATGCTTCTGATAATGATCGATTATTATCAGCATGATATGGGATACTCCCCTTTCCGCGGTCGAGTTGCATCTTGCATGCAATCTGCCGTATCCTGGTGACATTCGATGGTAACGAGGAAGCGCCATGCCCGTCGCGACAGACCCCAGGCCCGCAGAGTCCGCGTCCCAGCCGAAGCGGCCCGCGCGCGGCAGTTCCGCCCTTGGCGGCAGGTTGCGGAACGCGGTCGAGGGCGAAGTACTTTTCGATGCCTTCAGCCGCGGGCGCTACGCCACCGACGCCTCGATCTATCAGATCGATCCACTGGGCGTCGTGGTGCCGAAGACCGAAGCCGATGTCCGTTCGGTTCTCGAGATCGCGGCGGAGGAAGGCCTTCCGGTCCTGCCGCGCGGCGGCGGGACCTCGCAGTGCGGTCAGACGGTGGGCGAGTCGCTGGTCCTCGATCTGTCCAAACACCTCACCGGACTCATCGACCTCGATGTCGGGGCGCGCCGCGCCGTCGTTCAGCCGGGGCTCACCCTGGACCGTCTGAACCGGCAGCTCAAACCCCACGGCCTCTGGTTCCCGGTGGACGTCTCGACCTCCAGCCGCGCGACGCTCGGCGGCATGACCGGCAACAATTCCTGCGGCGCACGCTCCCTCTACTACGGCCCGATGCGCGACAACGTCGCGGCCATCGAGGCCTTGCTGCCCGACGGCACACCCATGCGTTTCGGCAGCGTCGATCCGGCCAAGCTCGTCTCCAACGAACCCGACCGCATCCGCGACCTCACCGCCAGCCTGCTGAACCTGGGCGCACGTGAGGCGGAGGAGATAAAGGCGCGCTTTCCCGACCTGATGCGGCGGGTCGGCGGCTACAACATCGATGCCCTGATGCCCCCCGCTACGGCGGATCGGGAGATCAACCTCGCGCACCTGCTGGTCGGTTCCGAGGGCACCCTGGCCTACTCGAACCGCATCGAGTTGAAGCTGTCTCCCCTGCCCCGCCACAAGGTGTTGGGCGTGGTCCACTTCCCGACCTTCTATGAGGCGATGGACAACACCCGGCACATCGTCGAACTGGGGCCGACCGCCGTCGAGCTGGTCGATCGCACGATGATCGAGCTGGGTCTGAAAAATCCGCTGTTCCGCGATACCATGGTGCGGTTCCTGCGCGGCGAGCCCGATGCCCTGCTGCTGGTCGAGTTCGCCGGCGACGACGCGGAGAAGAATCTGCGCCGACTCAAGAACCTGGTCGACCTGATGGGCGATCTCGGCTTCCCGGACGCGGTCGTGGAGGCGACCGAGCCGGCTTTCCAGCAGGCGATCTGGGAGGTGCGCAAGCAGGCGCTCAACATCATGATGTCGATGAAGGGCAGCGGGAAGCCGATCTCTTTCGTCGAAGACTGCGCCGTGCGGCTGGAGGACCTGGCCGAATACACCGACCGCCTCACCCAGGTGTTCGAAAAGCACGGGACGCGGGGTACCTGGTACGCCCACGCCTCGGTCGGCTGCCTGCACGTCCGCCCGGTCCTCAACATGAAACTCGACGAAGACGTCAAGACCATGCGCGCCATCGCCGAGGAAGCTTTCGAGATGGTGCGCGACTACAAGGGCTCGCACTCGGGCGAGCATGGCGACGGTCTCGTGC
This genomic stretch from Algihabitans albus harbors:
- a CDS encoding TRAP transporter large permease translates to MILGVMLSGLFALILMGIPIAVALGLVAVGAIWYSDGFDALVNVALVMYDGATKFPLLAIPMFVLAGAIMNASGISRRLIAFASALLGFIRGGLAMINIGVSMFFAEISGSAVADVAATGSILIPAMKKRGYPKAFAAAVTSSSASLAIIIPPSIPMILYGVMADASIVQLFVAGIVPGVLGGFSLMLISYLLARHYGWPVEEIFNLRRVWVTFKEALAALFLPIIILGSIFGGVVTATEGAGLAVAAALFIGGVIYRDLNLTFLRAALLDGAMQTAVVMLLVASSALVGVYLTEQQLPQQLAAWVLSITENPTAILAMMNVFFLIIGLFLHSAAAIILVVPVVVPLISMVGIDPVHFGLIVCLNLAIGQQTPPVASVLITACSIARANVWEVSKANIWFIGVLLAVLMLVTYVPAVPMTLVEVLYR
- a CDS encoding TRAP transporter small permease, with translation MSSVLASSPSLLERISKVVERFLEIVVIGLMVILTALIIVSVVYRKLDASLSFADEVASILLAWLTYYGAALAALKRGHIGFDGLLLSLPPSIRLPLAAVSEALVIFFFGLMAWMGWKVLVVLEGMTLVSLNWVPVQLTQSVIPIGGALFILCELLSLPAHWQRVKAGVSHEREEIEEIARHHMDENSALPAADGPLGQGEAATAALRRAQS
- a CDS encoding TRAP transporter substrate-binding protein, with protein sequence MKMLKFAGALLVSASLVAPAAAKELKFGHVGAPGSLFAVSAEHFAEQANGRLPDGWSVAVFGSSQLGKDREMLQKLKLGTIDFALPSTVMSSVTPEFGLFEMPYLVKDRDHMRLIEAEVVQPTLLPAAEREGYKILALWENGFRNITNNAKPINTPDDLQGVKLRTPNGEWRVNMFRSYGANPTPMAFSEVFVALQTGVIDGQENPLAQIASAKFNEVQDYLSMTGHVYTPAYVTVSANHFTKLPEDVQSVLMEVAQETQDFVYETAAQMDIDLLDQLKAGGMQVNEPDKQAFIDASASIYEAFAEQVDGGAEMVETSISLGAGS
- a CDS encoding pyridoxal-phosphate-dependent aminotransferase family protein, translated to MALHTGRHFLQIPGPTNVPDRVLRAMDHPTMDHRGLEFADLGAEVLAGTKRVFQTEGTVVIYPASGTGAWEAALVNTLSPGDKVLMFETGHFATLWMKMAGSLGIDAEFVPGDWRRGVDPALVEEKLRADKGHAVKAVCVVHNETSTGVTSRIAEVRKAIDAAGHPALLLVDTISSLASIDYRHDDWGVDVTVSGSQKGLMLPPGLSFNAVSDKALAAGKTAKLPRSYWAWDDMLGPNAKGFFPYTPATNLLYGLREALKMLLEEEGLENVFARHDRHAEATRRAVRAWGLELLCQEPREYSSALTAVVMPEGSDADALRKVILDRFDMSLGAGLSRLAGKVFRIGHLGAFNDLMLAGTLAGVEMGLAAARVPYKAGGVLAAMDYLAGAEEVAAPKMAAAGD
- a CDS encoding FAD-binding and (Fe-S)-binding domain-containing protein; translation: MPVATDPRPAESASQPKRPARGSSALGGRLRNAVEGEVLFDAFSRGRYATDASIYQIDPLGVVVPKTEADVRSVLEIAAEEGLPVLPRGGGTSQCGQTVGESLVLDLSKHLTGLIDLDVGARRAVVQPGLTLDRLNRQLKPHGLWFPVDVSTSSRATLGGMTGNNSCGARSLYYGPMRDNVAAIEALLPDGTPMRFGSVDPAKLVSNEPDRIRDLTASLLNLGAREAEEIKARFPDLMRRVGGYNIDALMPPATADREINLAHLLVGSEGTLAYSNRIELKLSPLPRHKVLGVVHFPTFYEAMDNTRHIVELGPTAVELVDRTMIELGLKNPLFRDTMVRFLRGEPDALLLVEFAGDDAEKNLRRLKNLVDLMGDLGFPDAVVEATEPAFQQAIWEVRKQALNIMMSMKGSGKPISFVEDCAVRLEDLAEYTDRLTQVFEKHGTRGTWYAHASVGCLHVRPVLNMKLDEDVKTMRAIAEEAFEMVRDYKGSHSGEHGDGLVRSEFHEAMFGPRMVKSFEEVKTLVDPDWRMNPGKIVRPAKMDDRNLFRFKPGYEVEPIETGLDWSDWGGFGGAIEMCNNNGACRKFDAGVMCPSFRVTRNEQDLTRGRANTLRLAVSGQLGPEALASDEMLETLKLCVSCKGCKRECPTGVDMAKMKIEVLHQRARTRGVPLRERLVAYLPRYAPRLRHIAGLANLRNRVGLLRRLGEAWLGLAAERPLPEWRDDAYYPSETAVGPEDGRPVVLFADTFNRHFEPENARAAVKVLTAAGYRVHLPRAANQPNRPLCCGRTFLSAGLVEQARAEARRTLDALLPLVRQGLPVVGLEPSCLLTLRDEFLSLLPGEEAAALADKALLLEEFLDSEAEAGHFAPKLKPLGKSALLHGHCHQKAFGAVKPVERVLRLIPDLEVTTVESSCCGMAGSFGYQAETLDSSRAMGELALLPAMRAAPADAILVADGTSCRHQIADGAGRQARHVALILEEALDA